A single region of the Streptococcus macedonicus ACA-DC 198 genome encodes:
- a CDS encoding Replication protein RepB, protein MAKSLKSQLRGIERNLVRETNKMVKSANKKITSGIILTNTCRNMKHKVFSISASFPNINSGLLFPKYFFIHAENPDKTLYDINDIESGCGFELDKFLTSNNHDKFLSLIIDIIEEHNFTEFNNLVRYARTENPQLLNLIMDKTYFFAKYLDSRRYARRE, encoded by the coding sequence ATGGCAAAAAGTTTAAAAAGTCAATTACGAGGTATTGAGAGAAATTTGGTTAGAGAAACGAATAAAATGGTGAAGAGTGCTAATAAGAAGATAACATCAGGAATTATTTTGACAAATACTTGTAGGAACATGAAACATAAAGTATTTTCTATCTCTGCATCATTTCCAAATATTAATTCTGGTTTACTTTTTCCGAAATATTTTTTTATTCATGCGGAGAATCCAGATAAAACACTCTATGATATAAATGATATTGAATCGGGTTGCGGATTTGAATTAGACAAATTTCTCACTAGCAATAACCATGATAAATTTTTATCTCTGATAATTGATATTATCGAAGAACACAATTTCACTGAGTTTAATAATCTGGTTAGGTATGCGAGAACTGAAAATCCTCAACTGCTTAACTTGATAATGGATAAAACCTATTTCTTTGCTAAATATCTGGATTCAAGAAGATATGCAAGGAGGGAATAA